Below is a genomic region from Bacillus mycoides.
GTTAAGTTCAAGTTTCCAAGCTGATTCGCAAGCTCTATTCCTGCTACAATTGCTGATGCACTACTTCCTAGACCTCTTGTCAGCGGAATATTACTAGTAACTTCTATTATATAGGGTGATAAAGAAGGAAACACTTTACATGCCGTGCTAACAATTAAATTTTTATCGTCTGTTGGAATTGAATCTTCAAAGGAATGGATTACTTGCCATTTATCTGCTTCCGCCTTTACCACCACATCTAAATATAATGACAATGCTATTCCTACTGAATCAAATCCAGGTCCGACATTCGCTGTACTAGCAGGGACACGTACTCTCAATGGTATCACGACATAATCACCCCTTTAATATGATCTTTAATTTGATCTATATCATTTGACACACTTGCAATATCAAATTTATTAGAAGAAATTGCGATATCAGGATCTTTCAAACCGTTTCCAGTTAAAACTGCAACAACCGTTTCTCCCTTTTTGATTTTTCCAGATTGCACATGTTTAATGACGCCCGCTAATGAAGCATTTGATCCTGGCTCTGCAAAAACTCCTTCAGTTTTTGCTAACAATCTATACGCATGTAATATTTCTTCATCTGACACCATATCTATTTCACCATGAGACTGCTCGGCAGCCTCTACTGCATACGACCAACTCGCTGGGTTACCAATACGAATCGCTGTTGCAATCGTTTCAGGTTCTTCAATTACATGCCCTTTTACAATTGCAGCTGCTCCTTCGGCTTCAAAGCCGTGAATTCTTGGTTTTTTATAACCCTTTTCTTTTTCATATTCACAGAATCCTTTCCAGTATGCTGTTATGTTCCCTGCGTTCCCAACCGGAATAGCTAGAACATCTGGTGCATTTTCCAACTGGTCGCAAATTTCAAATGCTGCTGTTTTTTGTCCTTCAATTCGGTAAGGATTTACTGAGTTTACTAATGTAATCGGCTCTTCTGCAGCAATATTTCTTACAGCCTTAAGTGCATCATCGAAATTCCCTTCTATTGAAATGATCTCCGCTCCATAAGCAACTGCTTGCGCTAATTTCCCATGCGCAATCTTTCCTTCTGGTATTACGATAATACATTTCATTCCGAGGCGTGCCGCGTATGCGGCAGCTGATGCTGATGTATTACCTGTAGATGCACAAATGATAGCCTCTGAACCTTCTTCTTTCGCCTTTGCAACTGCCATTACCATACCACGGTCTTTAAAAGAACCCGTTGGATTCGCTCCTTCATATTTTCCGTATAACTGAATCCCTAATTGTTTTGATATATTTAATAATGGAATCAGGGGTGTATTCCCTTCCATTAAGCTGACATCAGGTGTGTTTTCATTCACCGGTAAATAAGAAGCGTACTGTTTTAATAGTCCTTTATACATATTGTTTTTCCTCCTCAATAATGTAGTAACTGTTTATTTCACTTGCGACATCTTCTATCGCTCCTAAAACTTGCTCGAATTGATATTTTGAAGTTTGATGCGTCACAACAACGACTTCTGCAAGCTCACGATTCAAAGGTAATTGAATTACCTCTTTTAAACTCACAGAATAATCGACGAAACATTCTGTTATTTTTTTAAACATTCCAGGCTCATCTCGTAATGAAATGCGCAAAAAGTATTTTGAAACTACTTCTTCATCTCCTTGTAATTCATACGGCTCCGGTTCTTTTAATACACTTTTATTTTTCGGAACTTGATTCATATTTTTAACGATTGAAATAATGTCACTTACTACAGCAGAACCAGTTGGTAACTTCCCAGCTCCAGGTCCGTAAAACATCACTTCTCCTACTGCTTGACCGTGAACATACACCGCATTAAATTCATTATTCACATTCGATAGCGGATGATGACGTGGTAATAAAGTCGGTTCTACACTTAAGTGAATGGATGATCCTTGTTTTTCAGCTTTACCAATTAATTTCATTGTAAATCCTAATTTTTCGGCCATCTCTAAATCTTCTTTTTCAACCTTTCGAATACCTCTAACTTGAACATCATCTAAAGAAACATTCATCGAAAAACCTAAGTTTGCAAGAATTGCTACCTTTCTCGCAGCGTCTAGTCCATCTACATCCGCTGTCGGATCTGATTCTGCAAACCCTAATTTTTGCGCTTCTTGTAAAGCCTCTTCATACGACCATCCATTTTGACTCATCTTTGTTAACATATAATTTGTTGTTCCATTTACGATTCCCATTATTTTTTCAATTTGATCTGAAGCTAGCCCGTCTGATAATCCTCTTAATATTGGAATCCCACCGGCTACACTCGCTTCGTAACATAGGTCACATTCATTTTTATTTGCCAGTTGCAGAAGCTCCGCACCATATACAGCCATTAAATCTTTATTTGCTGTTACGACATGTTTCTTACTTTGCAAAGCCTTCACAATATGCTCTTTCGCTTCTTCAATTCCGCCCATTACCTCTACTACAATATCAATATTTGAATCATTTAGAACTTCATCGACATTACTTGTTACTACGATTCCATCAATGCAAACATCACGTTCCTTTTCCAAATCACGTACAACGACTGTCTTTACCTTTACTTCATATCCTGTATCAAGAGTGATTTTTTTATAATGTTCTTTCAAAATATGGACAACACCACTTCCGACAGTACCTAATCCTAATACCCCAACATTAATAACGTTATTCATCTTCTAATCTCCTCCTAAATAGTTTAATTGTTACACCTGTGAATCACCTTACTCTGCTTTTTAATCATGCAGGTGGTGGTTATTTCCGTACGTACTAATCGTTTCATGTTACCGCACCTCCTTTCAAAGTAATAAAAAAACACACTCATCCCTAGGAAAGGGACGAATGTGTTTTCGTGGTTCCACCCTTGTTCCAACCTAGACTTACTTTCTTCTAGATTGCTCAAGTTCAGATAACGGCTGATACCGTCAATAATTACTAGATTGCTCGTTCACTATTGAAGTTCAAAGGTGGTAAGATCATTTCTCGTGTTAGGAAGCTCACAGCCTTGGCCTCCCCCTCTGTAAACCGTAAAAATGTTCTCATGTCCTTATCGTTACTTTTTCGCTCATGTTTATTTGTTAACTCATTATACTCGCATAAAAAACAAAATCAATACTATTTTTTAATTATTTTAAATTTTCAATCTTAAAAACTATAAAAAAAACACACTCATCCCTAGGAAAGGGACGAATGTGTTTTCGTGGTTCCACCCTTGTTCCAACCTAGACTTACTTTCTTCTAGATTGCTCAAGTTCAGATAACGGCTGATACCGTCAATAATTACTAGATTACTCGTTCACTATTGAAGTTCAAAGGTGGTAAGATCATTTTTCGTGTTAGGAAGCTCACAGCCTTGTCTTCCCTCTCTGTAAACCGTAAAAATCATCTCATGTCCTTATCGTTACTTTTTCGTTCATGTCTATTTGTTAACTTATTATAGTTATCAACTTTTCAAAAAGCAAGCCTATTTTTCTTCACAATTTTTAAGAATATGAATAATTATATTTTAAAATAACAAATCATCTAATACAGATTTATTCTCTTGCACATATATTCATCACATACAAATTAGCAATATTCATAGTTAAAGTCTCACTCTAAAACGTTTAGAGTTTCATACTTCAACACTATATTTAAAAAATAATTTTTAATACAATCTTTCCCTATAACTTTCTTCTAAAGAACGTGCAACTTCCTCTTCTGAAGCATTCACTTTCGCATGCTCCATTAACATTTTCGGTGCTGAAGGTAGCTCTGTTTTATTTAACCATGACTCTGGATCCCACATTTTTGAACGAATAAAAGCTTTTGCACAATGAATATAGCATTCTTCTATTTCAACAACAATTCCAAGTAATGGATTGTGTCCATTCGCCTGCATTTCTTTCAAAATTTCTTCATCGTTCGTAATATATGCTTTACCGTTTATTCGGAGTGTTTCCCCAAGACCCGGAATAAAAAAGATTAACCCTACGTGCGAATTTGAAATTATATTTAAAATAGAGTCTATACGACGATTACCCGGTCTTTCTGGGATGATAATTTTATTTTCATTTAATA
It encodes:
- a CDS encoding pyridoxamine 5'-phosphate oxidase family protein, with amino-acid sequence MKIENKEIKSIISTEEELRQILGQPSERALKKVISSLDHHCVDFLSKSPFLVLSTANKFGECDASPRGDAPGFVYVLNENKIIIPERPGNRRIDSILNIISNSHVGLIFFIPGLGETLRINGKAYITNDEEILKEMQANGHNPLLGIVVEIEECYIHCAKAFIRSKMWDPESWLNKTELPSAPKMLMEHAKVNASEEEVARSLEESYRERLY
- a CDS encoding homoserine dehydrogenase, giving the protein MNNVINVGVLGLGTVGSGVVHILKEHYKKITLDTGYEVKVKTVVVRDLEKERDVCIDGIVVTSNVDEVLNDSNIDIVVEVMGGIEEAKEHIVKALQSKKHVVTANKDLMAVYGAELLQLANKNECDLCYEASVAGGIPILRGLSDGLASDQIEKIMGIVNGTTNYMLTKMSQNGWSYEEALQEAQKLGFAESDPTADVDGLDAARKVAILANLGFSMNVSLDDVQVRGIRKVEKEDLEMAEKLGFTMKLIGKAEKQGSSIHLSVEPTLLPRHHPLSNVNNEFNAVYVHGQAVGEVMFYGPGAGKLPTGSAVVSDIISIVKNMNQVPKNKSVLKEPEPYELQGDEEVVSKYFLRISLRDEPGMFKKITECFVDYSVSLKEVIQLPLNRELAEVVVVTHQTSKYQFEQVLGAIEDVASEINSYYIIEEEKQYV
- the thrC gene encoding threonine synthase, whose protein sequence is MYKGLLKQYASYLPVNENTPDVSLMEGNTPLIPLLNISKQLGIQLYGKYEGANPTGSFKDRGMVMAVAKAKEEGSEAIICASTGNTSASAAAYAARLGMKCIIVIPEGKIAHGKLAQAVAYGAEIISIEGNFDDALKAVRNIAAEEPITLVNSVNPYRIEGQKTAAFEICDQLENAPDVLAIPVGNAGNITAYWKGFCEYEKEKGYKKPRIHGFEAEGAAAIVKGHVIEEPETIATAIRIGNPASWSYAVEAAEQSHGEIDMVSDEEILHAYRLLAKTEGVFAEPGSNASLAGVIKHVQSGKIKKGETVVAVLTGNGLKDPDIAISSNKFDIASVSNDIDQIKDHIKGVIMS